A single region of the Stutzerimonas stutzeri genome encodes:
- the zwf gene encoding glucose-6-phosphate dehydrogenase yields MSISCDMLVFGGTGDLALHKLIPALYHLHREKRLHDDVRILAISRQDIDRNAYLSLAERHCRAEVARVDFEADTWTSFSRRLDYYAMDASQRGEFAGLAHYLGQPEGRVRVHYLATAPRLFEPIASNLESVGLAGENARIVLEKPIGHSLDSALAINEAIGAVFPESRIYRIDHYLGKETVQNLMALRFANALFEPIWRSGQIDHVQITVAETLGVENRGSYYDHAGAMRDMLQNHLLQLLCLVAMEAPVRFDAKSIRGEKVKILEALKPITGSDVQDKTVRGQYGAGRIGGHDVQAYYFENDVDNDSDTETFVAVKAEIDNWRWAGVPFYLRTGKRMARKRSEIIITFKQVPHMLFTKGEVNRLVISLQPEESISLQLMAKAPGKGMQLEPVELDLNLAKAFSSSRRWEAYERLLLDVIEGDSTLFMRRDEVEAAWNWVDPILRGWQSHYRKPRPYPAGTDGPEQAHQLIEHQGRQWWR; encoded by the coding sequence GTGTCCATTTCCTGCGACATGCTGGTTTTCGGTGGTACCGGCGACCTGGCGCTACACAAACTCATCCCTGCGCTTTATCACCTGCATCGAGAAAAACGCCTGCACGATGACGTGCGCATCCTGGCGATCTCCCGGCAGGACATCGACCGCAACGCCTATCTGAGCCTGGCCGAGCGCCATTGCCGCGCGGAAGTCGCGCGCGTCGATTTCGAGGCCGACACCTGGACAAGCTTCAGTCGGCGGCTCGATTACTATGCGATGGATGCCTCCCAGCGCGGCGAGTTCGCCGGCTTGGCGCACTACCTGGGCCAGCCCGAAGGGCGCGTGCGGGTGCATTACCTGGCCACCGCGCCGCGCCTGTTCGAACCCATCGCCTCCAACCTGGAGAGCGTAGGCCTTGCCGGCGAAAACGCACGCATCGTGCTGGAGAAACCCATCGGCCACTCGCTGGACTCGGCACTGGCGATCAACGAGGCGATCGGGGCCGTGTTTCCCGAATCGCGGATCTACCGGATCGACCACTACCTGGGCAAGGAAACCGTGCAGAACCTCATGGCGCTGCGCTTCGCCAATGCCCTGTTCGAGCCCATCTGGCGCAGCGGCCAGATCGACCATGTGCAGATCACCGTCGCCGAAACCCTGGGCGTCGAGAACCGCGGCAGCTACTACGACCACGCCGGCGCCATGCGTGACATGCTGCAGAACCATTTGCTGCAGCTGCTATGCCTGGTAGCGATGGAAGCACCGGTGCGGTTCGATGCCAAATCGATACGCGGCGAGAAGGTGAAGATCCTCGAAGCGCTCAAGCCCATCACCGGCAGTGACGTGCAGGACAAGACCGTGCGAGGGCAATACGGCGCCGGGCGCATCGGCGGCCACGACGTGCAGGCCTACTACTTCGAAAATGATGTCGACAACGACAGCGACACCGAAACCTTCGTCGCGGTGAAGGCAGAGATCGACAACTGGCGCTGGGCCGGCGTGCCCTTCTACCTGCGCACCGGCAAGCGCATGGCCCGCAAGCGCTCGGAGATCATCATCACCTTCAAGCAGGTGCCGCACATGCTGTTCACCAAGGGCGAGGTCAACCGCCTGGTGATCAGCCTGCAACCGGAAGAAAGCATCAGCCTGCAGTTGATGGCCAAAGCGCCCGGCAAGGGCATGCAGCTGGAGCCCGTCGAGCTGGACCTGAACCTGGCCAAGGCATTCAGCAGCAGCCGTCGCTGGGAAGCCTACGAGCGCCTGCTGCTGGATGTCATCGAAGGCGACTCGACGCTGTTCATGCGGCGCGACGAGGTGGAAGCGGCCTGGAACTGGGTCGACCCGATCCTGCGCGGCTGGCAAAGCCACTACCGCAAACCGAGGCCCTATCCAGCGGGCACCGACGGCCCGGAACAGGCTCATCAGCTGATCGAGCACCAGGGCCGCCAGTGGTGGCGCTGA
- the hexR gene encoding transcriptional regulator HexR has protein sequence MNLLQHIAQSRSSLRKSELKVADHVLLDPAAVMHSSMADLAHVVGVSEPTIVRFCRAIGCLGFQDLKLKLAQSLAAGASFGQFAISESDSVTDFALKIFDTTLHTLMEVREKLDSDALERAVAAMAVAERVEFYGFGASGAVATDAQHKFFRLLLSAAAYSDPHMQAMSAVTLKPTDVAICISQSGRSKDLLITANVVRESGATLITLCPSQTPLADLATINLAIDVQEDTEIYTPLTSRIAHLVVIDVLAMGVAMARGPTLVNHLKSVKRSLRSLRLSPKSVKPHDD, from the coding sequence GTGAACCTGCTGCAACACATCGCCCAATCGAGAAGTTCGCTACGCAAGTCGGAACTGAAGGTGGCCGACCATGTGCTCCTCGATCCGGCAGCGGTAATGCACAGTTCCATGGCCGATCTGGCCCATGTGGTGGGTGTCAGCGAGCCAACCATCGTGCGCTTCTGTCGCGCCATTGGTTGCCTGGGGTTTCAGGACCTCAAGCTGAAACTGGCGCAGAGCCTTGCCGCCGGGGCCAGCTTCGGTCAGTTCGCCATCAGTGAGAGCGACTCGGTTACCGATTTCGCACTGAAGATCTTCGATACCACGCTGCACACGCTGATGGAGGTGCGCGAAAAGCTCGACTCCGACGCGCTAGAGCGTGCCGTGGCCGCCATGGCGGTGGCCGAGCGTGTCGAGTTCTACGGTTTCGGCGCGTCCGGCGCGGTCGCCACCGATGCCCAGCACAAATTCTTTCGTCTGTTGCTCAGCGCCGCGGCCTATTCGGATCCGCATATGCAGGCGATGTCCGCTGTGACGCTCAAGCCGACCGACGTGGCGATCTGCATTTCCCAGTCGGGGCGCTCCAAGGACCTGTTGATTACCGCCAATGTCGTGCGTGAGTCCGGAGCGACCTTGATCACGCTGTGCCCGAGCCAGACCCCGCTGGCGGACCTGGCCACCATCAACCTGGCGATCGACGTTCAGGAAGACACCGAGATCTATACCCCGCTCACATCGCGCATCGCCCATCTGGTGGTGATCGACGTGTTGGCGATGGGCGTGGCCATGGCGCGCGGGCCGACCCTGGTCAATCACCTGAAGAGCGTCAAGCGCAGTCTGCGCAGCCTGCGCCTGTCGCCCAAGTCAGTGAAGCCGCACGACGACTGA
- a CDS encoding PA3496 family putative envelope integrity protein, which produces MAQQRDTTANLDARARRKQQDERRMRFRRAIESYDEQRQLHAQLMEFPDLMVVSPLLSPSAECR; this is translated from the coding sequence ATGGCCCAGCAGCGCGATACCACCGCCAACCTCGATGCCCGTGCCCGCCGCAAGCAGCAGGACGAACGCCGCATGCGCTTCCGCCGCGCGATCGAGAGCTACGACGAGCAGCGTCAACTGCATGCGCAACTGATGGAGTTTCCCGATCTGATGGTGGTGAGCCCGCTGCTCTCGCCTTCGGCGGAATGCCGCTAG
- a CDS encoding ectoine synthase — MIVRTLADCEQSNRKIKTETWDSTRMLLKDDKMGFSFHITTIYANTETHIHYQNHLESVYCISGNGEVETIADGKIYKIEPGTLYILDKHDEHLLRGGSEDMKMACVFNPPLNGKEVHDESGVYPLEAETV, encoded by the coding sequence ATGATCGTACGTACCCTGGCTGACTGCGAGCAGTCCAACCGCAAGATCAAGACCGAGACCTGGGACAGCACCCGGATGCTGCTCAAGGACGACAAGATGGGCTTCTCGTTCCATATCACCACCATCTACGCCAACACCGAGACGCATATCCACTACCAGAACCATCTGGAGTCGGTGTACTGCATCAGCGGCAACGGCGAGGTGGAAACCATCGCCGACGGCAAGATCTACAAGATCGAGCCCGGCACGCTGTACATCCTCGACAAGCACGACGAGCACCTGCTGCGCGGCGGCAGCGAGGACATGAAGATGGCCTGCGTGTTCAACCCGCCACTCAATGGCAAGGAAGTACACGACGAGAGCGGTGTCTATCCGCTCGAAGCCGAAACCGTTTGA
- a CDS encoding LysR family transcriptional regulator, whose amino-acid sequence MRKSLMRMTLRQLRVFRAVCDNHSYSRAAEEMALTQPAVSLQIRQLEELLGQPLFEYTGKKLYLTDAAEALKRTSEDIFGRLESLDMQLSTLQGSLQGQLKLAVESSAKYFVPHLFALFRDQHPEVSLQLVVVNHAQAIHRLNANRDDLLLISQVPADMDLEFLPFLDNAIVAVAPPDHPLCQRESLLLQDLTAWPLLIREQGSGTRRAAEQYCNQKRAHFAQTLELGSMEAQREAVLAGLGLALLPRHAVLRELKSGALIELPVEELPLMRSWCLVHPRGKYLSPVAQTFFAFARAERQRINALERRFSGAEHS is encoded by the coding sequence ATGCGAAAGTCCCTGATGCGAATGACATTGCGCCAGCTGCGCGTGTTCCGGGCAGTCTGCGACAACCATTCCTACAGTCGCGCAGCCGAAGAGATGGCCCTGACCCAGCCTGCGGTGAGCCTGCAGATCCGTCAGCTGGAAGAGCTGCTCGGGCAACCGTTGTTCGAATACACCGGCAAGAAGCTCTACCTCACCGATGCGGCCGAGGCGCTCAAACGCACCAGCGAGGACATTTTCGGCAGGCTGGAAAGCCTCGACATGCAGCTGTCCACCTTGCAGGGGTCATTGCAGGGCCAGCTGAAGCTCGCGGTCGAGTCGAGTGCCAAGTATTTCGTCCCACACCTGTTTGCCCTGTTTCGCGACCAGCATCCGGAAGTCAGCCTGCAACTGGTAGTAGTCAATCACGCCCAGGCGATTCACCGGCTCAATGCCAACCGCGACGACCTGTTGCTGATCTCACAGGTGCCTGCGGACATGGATCTGGAATTCCTGCCCTTCCTCGACAACGCCATCGTCGCCGTCGCACCGCCCGATCATCCACTGTGCCAGCGCGAGTCACTGCTGCTGCAGGACCTGACCGCGTGGCCGCTGCTGATTCGCGAGCAGGGCTCCGGTACCCGCCGCGCGGCCGAGCAGTACTGCAATCAGAAGCGCGCGCACTTTGCCCAGACGCTCGAGCTGGGTTCGATGGAAGCCCAGCGCGAAGCCGTGCTGGCCGGGCTGGGGCTGGCGCTTCTGCCCCGCCACGCCGTGCTGCGCGAGTTGAAAAGCGGGGCGCTGATCGAACTGCCGGTCGAGGAATTGCCTCTGATGCGTAGCTGGTGCCTGGTCCACCCGCGCGGGAAATACCTGTCACCGGTGGCGCAGACCTTCTTCGCCTTCGCCCGCGCCGAACGCCAGCGAATCAACGCGCTGGAGCGCCGTTTCAGCGGAGCCGAGCATTCCTAA
- the oadA gene encoding sodium-extruding oxaloacetate decarboxylase subunit alpha: MTAQKKITVTDTILRDAHQSLIATRMRTEDMLPICDKLDRVGYWSLEVWGGATFDACVRFLKEDPWERLRQLKAALPNTRLQMLLRGQNLLGYRHYADDVVEAFCAKAAENGIDVFRIFDAMNDVRNLETAIKAVKKTGKHAQGTIAYTTSPVHTVELFVEQGRAMRDMGVDSIAIKDMAGLLTPFATGDLVRALKAEIDLPVFIHSHDTAGVASMCQLKAIENGADHIDTAISSMAWGTSHPGTESMVAALRGTPYDTGLDLELIQEIGLYFYAVRKKYHQFESDFTGVDTRVQVNQVPGGMISNLANQLKEQGALNRMDEVLAEIPRVRKDLGYPPLVTPTSQIVGTQAFFNVLAGERYKTITNEVKLYLQGRYGKAPGNIDAKLQRQAIGGEEIIEVRPADLIKPELDKLRQEIGALAHSEEDVLTYAMFPDIGRKFLEEREAGTLQPEVLLPIPDGTAASAASGEGVPTEFVIDVHGETYRVDITGVGVKGEGKRHFFLSIDGMPEEVVFEPLNNFVGGGSGGQRKQASGPGDVSTSMPGNVVDVLVKEGDVVKAGQPVLISEAMKMETEIQAPIAGKVKAVHVAKGDRVTPGDLLIEIEA, translated from the coding sequence ATGACTGCTCAGAAGAAAATCACCGTTACTGACACCATCCTGCGTGATGCCCACCAGTCGCTGATCGCCACCCGCATGCGCACCGAAGACATGCTGCCGATCTGCGACAAGCTCGACCGCGTCGGCTACTGGTCGCTGGAAGTCTGGGGCGGCGCGACGTTCGACGCCTGCGTGCGCTTCCTCAAGGAAGACCCCTGGGAGCGCCTGCGCCAGCTCAAGGCGGCGCTGCCCAACACGCGTCTGCAAATGCTGCTGCGCGGGCAGAACCTGCTCGGTTACCGGCATTACGCCGACGACGTGGTCGAGGCCTTCTGCGCCAAGGCGGCGGAAAACGGCATCGACGTGTTCCGCATCTTCGATGCGATGAACGATGTGCGTAACCTGGAAACCGCCATCAAGGCCGTGAAGAAGACCGGCAAGCATGCCCAGGGCACCATCGCCTACACCACCAGCCCGGTGCACACCGTCGAGCTGTTCGTCGAGCAAGGCCGGGCGATGCGCGACATGGGCGTCGATTCCATCGCGATCAAGGACATGGCCGGTCTGCTGACGCCGTTCGCCACCGGCGACCTGGTCCGCGCACTGAAAGCCGAGATCGACCTGCCGGTGTTCATTCACTCGCACGACACCGCCGGCGTGGCCAGCATGTGTCAGCTCAAGGCGATCGAGAACGGTGCCGACCACATCGACACCGCGATCTCCTCCATGGCCTGGGGCACCAGCCACCCGGGCACCGAGTCGATGGTCGCCGCGCTGCGCGGCACGCCGTACGACACCGGTCTGGACTTGGAGCTGATCCAGGAAATCGGCCTGTATTTCTACGCGGTGCGCAAGAAGTATCACCAGTTCGAAAGCGACTTCACCGGCGTCGATACCCGCGTGCAGGTCAACCAGGTGCCGGGCGGGATGATTTCCAACCTCGCCAACCAGCTCAAGGAACAGGGCGCGCTCAACCGCATGGATGAAGTACTCGCCGAGATCCCGCGCGTGCGCAAGGACCTGGGCTACCCGCCCTTGGTGACCCCGACCTCGCAGATCGTCGGCACCCAGGCGTTCTTCAACGTGCTTGCCGGTGAGCGCTACAAGACCATCACCAACGAAGTGAAGCTCTATCTGCAGGGCCGCTACGGCAAGGCACCCGGCAACATCGATGCCAAGCTGCAGCGCCAGGCCATCGGCGGAGAAGAAATTATCGAAGTTCGTCCGGCCGACCTGATCAAGCCGGAACTGGACAAGCTGCGCCAGGAGATCGGCGCGTTGGCCCACAGCGAAGAGGACGTACTGACCTACGCGATGTTCCCGGATATCGGTCGCAAGTTCCTCGAGGAGCGCGAGGCCGGCACCTTGCAACCCGAGGTGCTGCTGCCGATCCCCGACGGCACCGCGGCGAGCGCCGCCAGTGGCGAAGGTGTACCGACCGAGTTCGTCATTGACGTGCACGGCGAGACCTACCGGGTCGACATCACCGGCGTCGGCGTCAAGGGCGAAGGCAAGCGGCACTTCTTCCTCTCCATCGATGGCATGCCGGAAGAGGTGGTGTTCGAACCGCTGAACAACTTCGTCGGCGGCGGCAGCGGCGGGCAGCGCAAGCAGGCCAGCGGCCCGGGCGATGTCAGCACCAGCATGCCGGGCAACGTGGTGGATGTGCTGGTCAAGGAAGGCGATGTGGTCAAGGCCGGACAGCCGGTACTGATCAGCGAAGCGATGAAGATGGAGACCGAGATCCAGGCGCCGATTGCCGGCAAGGTGAAGGCCGTGCACGTGGCCAAGGGTGACCGGGTAACGCCGGGTGATCTGCTGATCGAGATCGAAGCTTAA
- a CDS encoding acetyl-CoA carboxylase biotin carboxylase subunit: MIKKLLIANRGEIAVRIVRACAEMGVRSVAVFAEPDRHALHVKRADEAHFIGEDPLAGYLNPRKLVNLAVETGCDALHPGYGFLSENAELAEICAERGIKFVGPSAEVIRRMGDKTEARRSMIKAGVPVTPGTEGNVADVDEALAEAERIGYPVMLKATSGGGGRGIRRCNSREELAQAYPRVISEATKAFGSADVFLEKCIVEPKHIEAQVLADSFGNTVHLFERDCSIQRRNQKLIEIAPSPQLTPEQRAYIGDLAVRAAKAVGYENAGTVEFLLADGEVYFMEMNTRVQVEHTITEEITGIDIVREQIRIASGLPLSVKQEDIQYRGFALQFRINAEEPRNNFLPCFGKITRYYAPGGPGVRTDTAIYTGYTIPPYYDSMCLKLIVWALTWEEALARGSRALDDMRVQGVKTTASYYQKILENPDFRSGQFNTSFVDNHPELLNYSIKRKPGELALAIAAAIAAHAGL; the protein is encoded by the coding sequence GTGATCAAGAAGCTGCTGATCGCCAACCGCGGTGAAATCGCCGTCCGCATCGTGCGGGCCTGCGCCGAGATGGGCGTTCGCTCGGTGGCGGTATTCGCCGAGCCCGACCGCCATGCGCTGCACGTCAAGCGCGCCGATGAGGCGCACTTCATCGGCGAGGACCCGTTGGCCGGCTACCTGAACCCACGCAAGCTGGTCAATCTGGCCGTGGAAACCGGCTGCGATGCATTGCACCCGGGCTATGGTTTCCTTTCCGAAAATGCCGAGCTGGCGGAAATCTGCGCCGAGCGCGGCATCAAGTTCGTCGGCCCCAGCGCCGAAGTGATTCGCCGCATGGGCGACAAGACCGAGGCGCGGCGCAGCATGATCAAGGCCGGCGTACCGGTCACGCCCGGCACCGAAGGCAACGTGGCGGATGTCGACGAAGCCTTGGCCGAGGCCGAGCGCATCGGCTATCCGGTCATGCTCAAGGCGACCTCCGGTGGCGGCGGTCGCGGTATTCGCCGCTGCAATTCGCGCGAAGAGCTGGCGCAAGCTTATCCGCGCGTCATCTCCGAGGCGACCAAGGCCTTTGGTTCGGCCGACGTGTTCCTCGAAAAATGCATCGTCGAGCCGAAGCACATCGAGGCCCAGGTGTTGGCCGACTCCTTCGGCAACACCGTGCATCTGTTCGAGCGCGACTGCTCGATCCAGCGGCGCAACCAGAAGCTCATCGAGATCGCCCCCAGCCCGCAGCTGACCCCCGAGCAGCGCGCCTACATCGGCGACCTGGCGGTGCGCGCGGCCAAAGCAGTGGGCTACGAGAACGCCGGCACCGTCGAGTTCCTGCTCGCCGATGGCGAGGTGTATTTCATGGAGATGAACACTCGCGTGCAGGTGGAACACACCATCACCGAGGAAATCACCGGCATCGACATCGTCCGTGAGCAGATTCGCATCGCCTCCGGCCTGCCGCTCTCGGTCAAGCAGGAAGACATCCAGTACCGTGGCTTCGCCCTGCAGTTCCGCATCAACGCCGAAGAGCCGCGCAACAACTTCCTGCCCTGCTTCGGCAAGATCACCCGCTACTACGCGCCCGGCGGCCCCGGCGTGCGCACCGACACGGCGATCTATACCGGCTACACCATCCCGCCGTACTACGACTCCATGTGCCTGAAGCTCATCGTCTGGGCGCTGACCTGGGAAGAGGCGCTGGCGCGTGGCTCGCGCGCGCTGGACGACATGCGCGTACAGGGCGTGAAGACCACGGCCAGCTACTACCAGAAGATTCTCGAAAACCCGGATTTCCGCAGCGGACAGTTCAACACCAGCTTCGTCGATAACCATCCGGAACTGCTGAACTACTCGATCAAACGCAAGCCGGGCGAACTGGCCCTGGCCATCGCTGCCGCCATCGCCGCCCACGCAGGCCTGTGA
- the ectB gene encoding diaminobutyrate--2-oxoglutarate transaminase gives MQTFELHESGVRSYCRSFPVVFKQARGAELITREGKHYIDFLAGAGTLNYGHNHPVLKQALLDYISADGLTHGLDMYSDAKERFLSTFDRLILKPRNMDYVMQFTGPTGTNAVEAALKLARKVTGRNNIISFTNGFHGCSIGALAATGNKHHRGAAGVGLADVSRMPYANYFGDKVNTIGMMDKLLSDPSSGVDKPAAVIVEVVQGEGGLNAASADWVRKLEKLCRKHEMLLIIDDIQAGCGRTGSFFSFEEMGIKPDMITLSKSLSGYGLPFAMVLLRKELDQWKPGEHNGTFRGNNHAFVTAAAAIEHFWKDDEFAKSVQAKGKRIADGMHKIVRRYGPDSLFVKGRGMMIGISCPDGDTAAAICRHAFENGLVIETSGAHSEVVKCLCPLIISEEQIDKAMSILDKAFAAVMSEQAREQAV, from the coding sequence ATGCAAACGTTCGAACTGCACGAATCCGGTGTCCGTAGCTATTGCCGCTCCTTCCCCGTGGTCTTCAAGCAGGCCCGCGGCGCAGAACTGATTACCCGTGAAGGCAAGCACTACATCGACTTCCTCGCCGGAGCCGGCACGCTCAACTACGGCCATAACCATCCGGTGCTCAAGCAGGCGCTGCTCGACTACATCAGCGCCGACGGCCTCACCCACGGCCTGGACATGTATTCCGACGCGAAGGAACGCTTCCTGTCGACCTTCGACCGGCTGATCCTCAAGCCGCGCAACATGGACTACGTCATGCAGTTCACCGGCCCGACCGGCACTAACGCAGTCGAAGCCGCGCTGAAGCTGGCGCGCAAGGTGACTGGCCGCAACAACATCATCAGCTTCACCAATGGTTTCCATGGCTGCAGCATCGGCGCGCTGGCCGCGACCGGTAACAAGCATCACCGCGGCGCCGCGGGCGTTGGTCTGGCCGATGTCAGCCGCATGCCGTACGCCAACTATTTCGGCGACAAGGTCAACACCATCGGCATGATGGACAAGCTGCTCAGCGACCCGTCCAGCGGTGTCGACAAGCCGGCTGCGGTGATCGTCGAGGTGGTCCAGGGCGAGGGTGGTCTGAATGCAGCCTCCGCCGACTGGGTCCGCAAGCTGGAAAAACTCTGCCGCAAGCACGAGATGCTGCTGATCATCGACGACATCCAGGCCGGTTGTGGCCGTACCGGCAGCTTCTTCAGCTTCGAAGAGATGGGCATCAAGCCGGACATGATTACCCTCTCCAAGTCGCTGTCGGGCTACGGCCTGCCGTTCGCCATGGTGCTGCTGCGCAAGGAGCTGGACCAGTGGAAGCCGGGCGAGCACAACGGCACCTTCCGCGGTAATAACCACGCCTTCGTCACCGCGGCGGCGGCTATCGAGCACTTCTGGAAGGACGACGAGTTCGCCAAGAGCGTGCAGGCCAAGGGCAAGCGCATTGCCGATGGCATGCACAAGATCGTCCGCCGTTATGGCCCGGACTCTCTGTTCGTCAAGGGTCGCGGCATGATGATCGGCATCAGCTGCCCGGATGGCGACACCGCTGCCGCCATCTGCCGCCACGCGTTCGAAAACGGTCTGGTGATCGAAACCAGCGGCGCCCACAGCGAAGTGGTCAAGTGCCTCTGCCCGCTGATCATCAGCGAAGAGCAGATCGACAAGGCCATGAGCATCCTGGACAAGGCGTTCGCCGCCGTGATGTCCGAGCAAGCCCGCGAGCAGGCTGTGTGA
- the thpD gene encoding ectoine hydroxylase, whose translation MSKGIERRANVNPAQADLYPSRQQDEPSWQERLDPVVYRNDLANAPLSPEQIERYERDGYLVVPNLFSAVEVAVFLEELERMRQDPAVAESGKTIKEPDSGAIRSVFAIHQDNPLFARIAADERTAGIARFLLGGDLYVHQSRMNFKPGFTGKEFYWHSDFETWHVEDGLPRMRTLSCSILLTDNEPHNGPLMLVPGSHKHYIRCVGATPENHYEKSLRKQEFGVPDHDSLTRLADRYGIDTATGPAGSVVFFDCNTMHGSNSNITPSARSNLFYVYNHVDNAAQAPFCGLSPRPAFVAERERFEPLNIQKQTYL comes from the coding sequence ATGTCCAAAGGAATCGAAAGGAGAGCTAACGTGAACCCCGCACAAGCCGACCTGTACCCTTCACGCCAGCAAGACGAGCCCAGCTGGCAGGAGCGTCTGGATCCGGTTGTCTACCGCAACGACCTGGCCAATGCGCCCCTCTCGCCGGAGCAGATCGAGCGCTACGAGCGTGACGGCTATCTGGTCGTCCCCAATCTGTTCAGCGCCGTGGAAGTCGCGGTCTTTCTCGAAGAACTCGAGCGCATGCGCCAGGACCCGGCCGTGGCCGAGTCCGGCAAGACCATCAAGGAACCCGACAGCGGCGCGATCCGCTCGGTATTCGCCATCCACCAGGACAACCCGCTGTTCGCCCGCATCGCCGCGGACGAACGGACCGCTGGCATCGCCCGCTTCCTCCTGGGTGGCGACCTCTACGTCCACCAGTCGCGGATGAACTTCAAGCCCGGCTTCACCGGCAAGGAGTTCTACTGGCACTCGGATTTCGAGACCTGGCATGTCGAGGACGGCCTGCCGCGCATGCGCACCCTGAGCTGCTCGATCCTGCTCACCGACAACGAGCCGCACAATGGCCCGCTGATGCTGGTGCCCGGCTCACACAAGCACTACATCCGCTGCGTCGGCGCGACGCCGGAGAACCACTACGAAAAGTCGCTGCGCAAGCAGGAATTCGGTGTACCGGATCACGACAGCCTGACCCGTCTCGCCGACCGCTATGGCATCGACACCGCCACCGGCCCGGCGGGCAGCGTGGTGTTCTTCGACTGCAACACCATGCACGGCTCGAACAGCAACATCACACCCAGTGCCCGCAGCAACCTGTTCTACGTCTACAACCACGTGGATAATGCCGCGCAGGCCCCGTTCTGTGGGCTGTCGCCCCGTCCGGCATTTGTCGCCGAACGGGAGCGTTTCGAGCCGCTGAATATCCAGAAACAGACGTATCTCTGA